One Desulforhopalus sp. DNA segment encodes these proteins:
- a CDS encoding DNA adenine methylase: MELFATDLERLAFLLEADAALTLDPDALGTEAAEQSAPEELPPEKRPKYITNYIGSKQKLVDWIWKHTPEGVGTVLDAFSGSAVVAYMYKTKGLQVIANDRLRYCHHAAKAIIENNSVRLSEDEIEALLADNAKAGSFVQDNFKGIFFAKGVHALIDTIRANCDKLSGFKKDIALFGLGKTCMSGKGGFGHFSSSTDYGRRQDTPDEFKDRLRKNLQRINALVFDNDKENKAYRQDINDLLPKAKADLAYFDPPYATEFSTTNYERAYHFVEGLMTYWEGLEIKADTKVKYYETDHKTVTKANANEFFQTFLGNAKHIPHWLISYRDHAYPNEQEMKRIIGSFGKQSRMKSKDHHYAITSKHGEASNAKERLFVCAPGAKASAEREEKPVPMAAAANFHTSIPVDIRLGEGERLTTEAMDVGSAGDPQFSFVLCRTGTNKNGDHFTAEELSGRHMTAVNKKVDLQHSQEFNDIVGGIVAADYLEDDNGGRVECVGELYVHDTPAARLAYKLMKRGIISQVSMECDYQEGECSVCHKRFQNKADYCTHLRKFKGRDVGGQPVFEILHGVTFTGLGLLDRKGADENARILQVASLQSQPDQSQPEGDSTMEDKTKPTDDQAVEAAKKKPAQQEGDPARVTDLEKENRQLKAQVAELQKRVQELEAEQKAAACRSRAKKLLTRLEKQGLSFASDEDREAELKRLAELSDEAFAATEAAYERLPKSAKADKEEKPADSDQGGKPAAKASTETPLRSDAGVRPHDVDDRKVSLEDRLRDGFMAAYRNRVGEDSPEHSQINA, translated from the coding sequence ATGGAACTGTTCGCCACAGACCTGGAAAGGCTGGCGTTTCTACTGGAGGCCGATGCGGCGCTGACTCTCGATCCCGATGCGCTTGGGACCGAGGCCGCCGAACAGTCCGCTCCTGAAGAGCTCCCTCCCGAGAAACGCCCCAAGTACATCACCAACTACATCGGCAGTAAGCAGAAGCTCGTCGACTGGATCTGGAAGCATACCCCGGAAGGCGTTGGCACCGTGCTCGACGCCTTTTCGGGGTCTGCGGTCGTGGCCTACATGTACAAGACCAAGGGCCTCCAGGTCATCGCCAACGACCGGCTCCGCTACTGCCACCATGCCGCCAAGGCGATCATAGAGAACAACTCGGTTCGTCTGAGCGAGGACGAGATCGAGGCACTCCTGGCCGACAACGCCAAGGCGGGCAGCTTCGTTCAGGACAACTTCAAGGGCATTTTCTTCGCCAAGGGCGTCCATGCGCTGATCGACACCATCCGCGCCAACTGCGACAAGCTCTCCGGCTTCAAGAAAGACATCGCCCTGTTCGGCCTCGGCAAGACCTGCATGAGCGGCAAGGGTGGCTTTGGCCACTTCTCGTCGTCCACCGATTATGGCCGCCGCCAGGACACCCCCGACGAGTTCAAGGATCGCTTGCGCAAGAACCTGCAGCGTATCAACGCCCTGGTTTTCGACAACGACAAGGAGAACAAGGCATACCGGCAGGACATCAACGACCTGCTGCCGAAAGCCAAGGCGGATCTGGCCTACTTCGATCCGCCCTACGCCACCGAGTTTTCGACCACCAATTACGAGCGGGCCTACCACTTCGTGGAGGGGCTCATGACCTATTGGGAAGGGCTCGAAATCAAGGCCGACACCAAGGTCAAGTATTACGAGACCGACCACAAGACCGTCACCAAGGCCAACGCCAACGAGTTCTTCCAGACTTTTCTCGGTAATGCAAAGCACATCCCGCACTGGCTGATTTCCTACCGCGATCACGCCTATCCCAACGAGCAGGAGATGAAGCGGATCATCGGCTCCTTCGGCAAGCAGAGCCGGATGAAGTCCAAGGATCACCACTACGCCATCACCTCCAAGCACGGCGAGGCTTCCAACGCCAAGGAGCGTCTGTTCGTCTGCGCTCCCGGGGCCAAGGCCAGCGCCGAACGGGAGGAGAAGCCCGTTCCGATGGCCGCCGCCGCGAACTTCCACACCAGCATCCCCGTGGATATCCGGCTGGGCGAAGGCGAACGCCTCACGACCGAGGCCATGGATGTCGGCTCGGCGGGCGACCCCCAGTTCAGCTTCGTGCTCTGTCGCACCGGCACCAACAAGAACGGCGATCACTTCACCGCCGAGGAGTTGTCCGGTCGGCATATGACGGCCGTGAACAAGAAGGTCGATCTGCAACATTCGCAGGAGTTCAACGACATCGTCGGTGGCATCGTCGCCGCCGACTACCTGGAGGACGACAACGGTGGCCGCGTGGAATGCGTCGGCGAGCTGTACGTCCACGACACCCCGGCCGCCCGGCTGGCCTACAAGCTGATGAAGCGCGGGATCATCTCCCAAGTCTCCATGGAGTGCGACTACCAGGAAGGCGAATGTTCGGTCTGCCATAAGCGCTTCCAGAACAAGGCCGACTACTGCACCCACCTGCGCAAGTTCAAGGGCCGTGATGTGGGCGGCCAACCTGTTTTCGAAATTCTGCACGGCGTCACTTTCACCGGACTGGGGCTGCTCGACCGCAAGGGCGCGGACGAGAACGCCAGGATTCTGCAGGTGGCGTCCCTTCAGAGCCAGCCCGACCAATCCCAACCCGAAGGAGATTCCACGATGGAAGACAAAACCAAACCCACCGATGACCAGGCCGTCGAAGCGGCCAAGAAGAAACCGGCCCAGCAGGAAGGCGATCCCGCCCGCGTTACCGACCTGGAAAAGGAAAACCGGCAGCTCAAGGCCCAGGTCGCCGAGCTGCAGAAACGCGTCCAGGAACTGGAAGCCGAACAAAAGGCGGCCGCCTGCCGCTCCCGGGCCAAGAAACTGCTCACCCGTCTGGAGAAGCAGGGACTCTCCTTCGCTTCCGATGAGGACCGGGAAGCCGAGCTGAAACGCCTGGCCGAGCTGTCCGACGAAGCCTTCGCCGCCACCGAGGCTGCTTACGAACGCCTGCCCAAATCGGCAAAAGCGGACAAGGAAGAGAAACCCGCCGACAGCGACCAGGGCGGCAAGCCCGCCGCCAAGGCATCGACGGAAACCCCGCTGCGCAGCGACGCCGGTGTCCGGCCCCACGATGTGGACGACCGCAAGGTGTCGCTCGAGGACCGCCTGCGCGACGGGTTCATGGCCGCTTACCGCAACCGTGTCGGCGAGGACTCTCCCGAACACTCGCAAATCAACGCATAA
- a CDS encoding tyrosine-type recombinase/integrase, translating into MTNRTADLDLTGATEAFCARLSAEGRSPATIAAYRRDLALVARVAGKLVPGIVCREVTVGFLDQVFSAGAVTESERGPRSAASLHRMKAAVRAFFAWAAETGVVGSNPARSIRMHRLPRKLPVFLTTAEKKRLLKELKGRTDFSTLRDRAMIEVLLGTGIRLGELAALDMDDIDLDAKHLRVRAKGNVPQVKFIKTDLRTLLRRYLAERRRHGRPEMEALFLSNRDGRLCQRQIANRLAHWLRKAGIEKELTPHGLRHTFATHLYGATNDLLVVQRALGHRDVSTTQIYTHLVDSQLEEALERL; encoded by the coding sequence ATGACCAACCGAACGGCTGACCTCGATCTGACGGGCGCGACAGAGGCGTTCTGTGCCCGCCTGTCGGCCGAAGGACGCTCCCCGGCGACCATAGCCGCATACCGCCGGGACCTCGCCCTGGTGGCCCGCGTGGCCGGGAAGCTGGTCCCTGGGATCGTCTGCCGGGAGGTCACGGTCGGGTTCCTCGACCAGGTGTTTTCCGCCGGGGCGGTCACTGAGAGTGAGCGAGGCCCACGCTCGGCGGCCTCGCTCCATCGGATGAAGGCGGCGGTGCGGGCCTTTTTCGCCTGGGCCGCCGAGACGGGCGTGGTCGGTAGCAACCCGGCCCGGTCTATCCGCATGCATCGGCTGCCGAGAAAGCTGCCGGTCTTCCTGACTACCGCCGAAAAGAAACGTCTGCTCAAGGAACTCAAGGGGCGGACCGATTTCTCCACGCTGCGCGACCGCGCCATGATCGAGGTGTTGCTGGGCACGGGGATCAGGCTTGGCGAGCTGGCCGCGCTCGACATGGATGACATCGACCTCGACGCCAAGCATCTGCGGGTGCGGGCCAAGGGGAATGTGCCGCAGGTCAAGTTCATCAAGACCGACCTCCGCACATTGCTGCGCCGTTACCTGGCCGAGCGTCGTCGACACGGCCGCCCAGAAATGGAAGCCCTGTTCCTGTCGAACCGGGACGGCAGACTCTGCCAGCGGCAGATAGCCAACCGGCTCGCCCACTGGCTGCGGAAGGCCGGGATCGAAAAGGAACTGACGCCGCACGGGCTGCGGCATACCTTCGCCACCCACCTCTACGGCGCGACCAATGACCTGCTCGTGGTGCAGCGGGCCTTGGGGCACCGGGACGTGTCCACCACCCAGATCTACACCCACCTCGTGGACAGTCAGCTCGAGGAAGCCCTCGAACGCCTTTGA
- a CDS encoding phage portal protein: protein MESTAHQDEQPESLDTTGFVIAPLAAAAALDSAAFSKVNAAEAIPATWEERARKAWEYYVEEPLVKNCVNSWRTFAVGDEIKITSDDETLKEQALEAAWRLNITQFIKDMVLQLLVKGDAIGFKRFTKSGQDIEELVCVNPVSVKVKYAQGELIEARQFPEDTPGGGESIPLPVEQVVHLKWDAPAFSPRGNSLVLPAFQAIELLRDYRRAEQAIAKRWATPFRLLKVGGAFGQKMVMPDQRMLEQVRDMVNKMDMKSGLVVPFYVNVETHGTDGQVLNVEDKVKEVKEDIVVALGLSRSLVTGDGPNFATASVSMQKMMVMIREIKQAARKLLDWVFDDWMDLNGHGDKSIQFIFNDLDPSDAVDFKKLLIELYDRKLISRSSLQLKMDLDPDIEAANRETERKQIDLMDEKQVKPVVDMVVSGILSVPRARKMLGIPAEDDEPTAEAALVWSGDLESTGDAAVCDECSHFIADTNHCRVHNSERTFDAPACRFIDRREPR, encoded by the coding sequence GTGGAAAGCACTGCCCATCAGGACGAACAACCCGAAAGCCTGGACACCACCGGCTTTGTCATCGCGCCGCTGGCCGCAGCGGCCGCGCTCGACTCGGCCGCCTTCAGCAAGGTCAACGCCGCAGAAGCAATTCCGGCCACCTGGGAAGAACGCGCCCGCAAGGCCTGGGAATACTACGTCGAGGAGCCGCTGGTGAAGAATTGCGTCAACTCCTGGCGCACCTTCGCCGTGGGCGACGAGATCAAAATCACCAGCGATGACGAGACCCTCAAGGAGCAGGCACTGGAGGCCGCCTGGCGGTTGAACATCACGCAATTCATCAAGGACATGGTTCTTCAGCTCCTGGTGAAAGGTGACGCCATCGGCTTCAAGCGCTTCACCAAGTCCGGCCAGGACATCGAGGAACTGGTCTGCGTCAACCCGGTTTCGGTCAAAGTCAAATACGCCCAGGGCGAGCTGATCGAGGCCCGGCAATTTCCCGAGGACACCCCCGGCGGCGGGGAATCCATCCCGCTGCCCGTCGAGCAGGTGGTCCACCTCAAATGGGACGCACCGGCCTTTTCGCCCCGGGGCAACTCCCTCGTGCTTCCCGCCTTTCAAGCCATCGAACTGCTGCGCGACTACCGCCGGGCCGAACAGGCCATCGCCAAGCGCTGGGCCACGCCATTTCGCCTGCTCAAGGTGGGCGGCGCGTTCGGCCAGAAGATGGTGATGCCGGACCAGCGGATGCTCGAACAGGTTCGTGACATGGTCAACAAGATGGACATGAAAAGCGGCCTGGTGGTCCCGTTCTACGTCAACGTCGAAACCCACGGCACCGACGGCCAGGTCCTCAACGTCGAGGACAAGGTCAAGGAGGTGAAGGAAGACATCGTGGTGGCCCTGGGGCTTTCACGCTCGCTGGTGACCGGCGACGGCCCGAATTTCGCCACCGCCTCGGTGAGCATGCAGAAGATGATGGTCATGATCCGCGAAATCAAACAGGCCGCACGCAAGCTCCTCGACTGGGTGTTCGACGACTGGATGGATCTGAACGGCCACGGCGACAAGAGCATCCAGTTCATCTTCAACGACCTCGACCCCAGCGACGCGGTCGATTTCAAGAAACTCCTCATCGAACTCTACGACCGCAAGCTCATCAGCCGCTCCAGCCTTCAGCTCAAGATGGATCTGGACCCGGACATAGAGGCTGCCAACCGCGAGACAGAACGTAAGCAGATCGACCTGATGGACGAGAAGCAGGTGAAGCCAGTGGTGGATATGGTCGTCTCCGGCATTCTCAGCGTGCCTCGCGCTCGGAAGATGCTTGGGATTCCGGCCGAGGACGATGAACCCACGGCGGAGGCGGCTTTGGTCTGGTCGGGCGACCTGGAGTCCACCGGCGACGCAGCTGTGTGCGACGAATGCAGCCATTTCATTGCTGACACCAACCACTGCCGGGTCCACAACAGCGAGCGCACCTTCGACGCCCCGGCCTGTCGCTTCATCGACCGCCGGGAGCCCCGCTGA
- a CDS encoding phage tail sheath subtilisin-like domain-containing protein, which yields MPTYLSPGIYTRETDFSFYVKQISTSSAAMVGVAEKGAINKPVLVTSWEQFINRFGSYINESYLAYAARAFFDNGGSVLYVTRIAHLTDPTDRDTLTALKSSVVLQNREATPADTLRIEAVNEGVWGDRLSISIEDGSLDPANHFNLVVRHKGDVIEVFKDLSMDETLPNHVELAINDRSDFILVQDLAAVSGTPGDRPALGVFTLTGGDNGLTDLADVDFIGDPSQHTGLYGFDEIDALNLLMVPGVTTVPVINAGIAYAEGRKDLLFIADTPMYLEPLEAVDFRKGQGMYSHAAFNSSYAALYYPWLEISDPVNSRKKLVPPCGAVAGCIARSDQKTNVWNAPAGIDRGRIFNTLSLAYKTSRGERDVLYPEGVNVIAVFPDTGINIWGQKTLQSQPSAVDRINVRRLMMYMEEAISESSRFVVFEPNHPQTWRALGRLINPFLQDIKDKGGLYDFAFQCDEETNTPAVIDRNEMVARVFVKPTKTAEFIELNFILTSTGADFKEII from the coding sequence ATGCCGACCTATCTATCGCCCGGGATTTACACCCGAGAAACGGACTTCAGTTTCTATGTGAAGCAGATCTCGACCTCGTCGGCCGCCATGGTCGGAGTGGCCGAGAAAGGCGCGATCAACAAGCCCGTGCTGGTGACGAGCTGGGAGCAGTTCATCAACCGTTTCGGCTCCTACATCAACGAGAGCTATTTGGCCTACGCCGCCCGGGCGTTTTTCGACAACGGCGGATCGGTCCTCTATGTCACCCGCATCGCCCATCTCACCGACCCCACCGACCGGGACACCCTGACGGCGCTGAAGTCATCCGTCGTGCTGCAGAACCGGGAAGCGACGCCCGCCGACACCCTGCGGATCGAGGCCGTGAACGAAGGCGTCTGGGGCGACCGACTCTCCATCTCCATCGAGGACGGCTCTCTCGATCCGGCCAACCATTTCAATCTGGTGGTCCGGCACAAAGGCGATGTGATCGAGGTGTTCAAGGATCTGAGCATGGACGAGACGCTGCCCAACCATGTGGAGCTGGCGATCAACGACCGTTCGGATTTCATCCTGGTCCAGGATCTGGCAGCCGTGTCGGGAACGCCCGGCGACCGTCCGGCATTGGGCGTGTTCACACTCACCGGCGGTGACAACGGGCTGACCGACCTGGCCGATGTCGATTTCATCGGCGATCCCTCGCAGCATACCGGCCTCTATGGCTTTGACGAGATCGACGCCCTGAACCTGCTGATGGTTCCCGGCGTCACCACGGTGCCGGTGATCAACGCCGGAATCGCCTATGCCGAAGGGCGCAAGGATCTGCTGTTCATCGCCGACACGCCCATGTATCTGGAGCCGCTCGAAGCGGTCGACTTCCGCAAGGGACAAGGGATGTACAGCCACGCGGCCTTCAACTCCTCCTATGCGGCGCTCTACTACCCCTGGCTGGAGATCAGCGATCCGGTCAACTCGCGCAAGAAGCTGGTGCCGCCCTGCGGCGCGGTGGCGGGCTGCATCGCCCGCAGCGACCAGAAGACCAACGTCTGGAACGCGCCCGCCGGTATCGACCGTGGCCGCATCTTCAACACGCTCTCCCTGGCCTACAAGACCAGCCGTGGCGAGCGCGATGTGCTCTATCCGGAAGGGGTCAATGTCATCGCCGTGTTCCCCGACACCGGCATCAACATCTGGGGCCAGAAAACGCTGCAGAGCCAGCCCTCGGCCGTGGACCGCATCAACGTGCGCCGTCTGATGATGTACATGGAGGAAGCCATCTCGGAATCCTCCCGCTTCGTGGTGTTCGAGCCGAACCATCCCCAGACCTGGCGTGCCCTCGGCCGCCTGATCAACCCCTTCCTGCAGGACATCAAGGACAAGGGCGGCCTCTACGACTTCGCCTTCCAGTGCGACGAGGAGACCAATACCCCGGCGGTCATCGACCGCAACGAAATGGTGGCCCGCGTGTTCGTCAAGCCGACCAAGACGGCGGAGTTCATCGAGCTGAACTTCATCCTGACCAGCACCGGCGCGGACTTCAAAGAAATCATCTAA
- a CDS encoding minor capsid protein codes for MPSDLKQRIQAATLKSLTARNRYNDQVTAQLTQALKQAEDEVGRAILQYRSLGSLPDNKLAALKGLEKLQLELDDSMKRLKREQTLVFRKTTKDSFKLGIQQGIGELADAALPFYADLKPEGIDKLATKVFTIVDTNALDFMAQYNLTLAGDVHRELAGGIKRTILNGIATGKGADDIVRDMGKVIIDKDSFRQAGSRVFSKAQYRMEMIARTEVLRAHNMGRLKFHERVGIQKLEWLAMEDERMCPVCGGLDGKTFPIDKFPQQPAHPHCRCTNIVAWPMTVCGSEMVAKAATQASQGDACILPPHVLEGMADAQAKENAKLKSAFENGDIADLGSLTVKQLQTLAKQNGVAIARTKADFIKLLDLAEPGIDHGDLAGAALSAKLKDHKIGLLRTKEELVELLGLKQAELKQAKLLAAQMAKIPPAEGLEGMTAQQLKEMAKENGISLNMTKQETIELLDKLEPGVDHSGLMGKELAAAKQKHGIGILKNKQQLVEALQKKAGADMAESVKKKAVDEAKQKLVQKQKTALEDAAKAVVVPDTPTGYKDFLDSIAKAEQAVSGGTDLPQDLLAAHSKEIALKKQLFQDQVGKLKSAELKTLAKETKVQYWQWANKDELTTLFTETDPAKIKAIQASIDTKHAAWAEKHGGKKKTAPAKPATPKKDPPKPAPQPSPVKPPEAKIGKKGAEFATIDTAWQQKSTPSKFKKSGKAAVGGAHEKEFWTDENGDKWLFKPIGRKDDEFIAFGEEAAYKIGRLIDPHSIEVRTIQLNGRTGSIQKWRTDLRDDFDFRNILPQDLTTIELEQIQREHVVDWLIANHDGHSKQFIRARDGRVYGIDKGQAFKFLGQDKLSLDYHPNGVCGEEEPFYNKVFRAAKEGKVRVDPNATLRYIQEVEKIADEDYLDLLRPYAEGRFSKDPAGLRHFYDLALERKHNLRLDFEGYYADVLGDRGFRFDKLSAATGKKKLLSSAEETLVEEARKLGWQGKTLPFDSGDVEDQNALIFTESFKGKKRTVVKMKIRPDTDRRIDEVLRRYVQTAAGEKGQPLVEDSFFPTILDAVKNVNFHVGDGKYNRTKIDKALRLRKKLETLQKSADPKVKEMADHYLKWVKEIEESVDWDRATNGVFEQYLPKLDAQKPKEKPPFKVERGKVTHTKRRIGSGTITVEADDIDNRTLFNHNSRMQDGHQYTVTFEDGTRVRYRPWSDTNLYAQRGELEMILDGDATPGRVEAMLEKLEQLGIDTRVATAENAEQMYLEKLAYIRKTDKSADYKRLQKSLDDRNATTTERVQALRGYWQKELGVQDITQLSGYNPLGEYQAGFLDRDAKGGYRHQFRFDITEEDLEKQMKGYSLVHDLTNGESMSGFIDLIMENNGAMVSTVEKMRMGVAPGGMSPVADMQTGGASYFFTRIKKQPASDASPALYFKKQMLRRMDAISYDHDAYGKVIDDYVQRNRGASIDDWKRFSQRHGNETIFKYSVTLLDNIEFIVARSDNERREIIQSFTRRGIKKLPDGRKVEDIVHTSQSWSKRKQ; via the coding sequence ATGCCATCGGACCTGAAGCAGCGCATCCAGGCGGCCACCCTGAAGAGCCTGACGGCCCGCAACCGCTACAACGACCAGGTTACGGCCCAGCTTACCCAGGCGCTGAAACAGGCCGAAGACGAGGTCGGCCGCGCCATCCTCCAGTACCGCTCCCTCGGCTCCCTGCCGGACAACAAGCTCGCCGCGCTCAAGGGGCTGGAAAAGCTCCAGCTCGAACTCGACGACAGCATGAAGCGGCTCAAGCGGGAGCAGACCCTGGTCTTTCGCAAGACGACCAAGGACTCCTTCAAGCTCGGCATCCAGCAGGGAATCGGAGAGCTCGCCGACGCGGCGCTGCCGTTCTACGCCGACCTCAAGCCCGAAGGCATCGATAAGCTGGCCACCAAGGTGTTCACCATCGTCGACACCAATGCCCTCGACTTCATGGCGCAGTACAACCTCACACTCGCCGGTGACGTTCACCGCGAACTCGCAGGCGGCATCAAGCGCACCATCCTGAACGGCATCGCCACGGGCAAGGGAGCCGACGACATCGTCCGGGACATGGGCAAGGTGATCATCGACAAGGATTCCTTTCGCCAGGCCGGAAGCCGGGTGTTCAGCAAGGCCCAGTACCGCATGGAGATGATCGCCCGCACCGAGGTCCTCCGCGCCCACAACATGGGCAGGCTCAAGTTCCACGAGCGGGTCGGCATCCAGAAACTGGAATGGCTGGCCATGGAGGACGAGCGCATGTGCCCGGTCTGCGGCGGCCTGGACGGCAAGACCTTTCCCATCGACAAGTTCCCCCAGCAACCCGCGCACCCGCACTGCCGCTGCACAAATATCGTGGCCTGGCCGATGACCGTCTGTGGCAGCGAGATGGTCGCCAAGGCAGCCACCCAGGCATCGCAGGGGGACGCCTGCATTCTCCCGCCCCACGTACTGGAAGGCATGGCCGACGCCCAGGCCAAGGAGAACGCCAAGCTCAAGAGCGCCTTTGAAAACGGCGACATCGCCGACCTCGGCTCGCTGACGGTCAAACAGCTCCAGACCCTGGCGAAACAGAACGGCGTGGCCATCGCCCGGACCAAGGCCGATTTCATCAAGCTGCTCGATCTGGCCGAACCCGGGATCGATCACGGTGACCTGGCCGGAGCTGCGCTCAGCGCCAAGCTCAAGGACCACAAGATCGGCCTGCTGCGGACCAAGGAAGAACTGGTCGAATTGCTCGGACTGAAGCAGGCGGAGCTCAAACAGGCCAAGCTGCTCGCCGCCCAAATGGCAAAGATCCCTCCAGCCGAGGGCCTGGAGGGCATGACCGCCCAGCAGCTCAAGGAGATGGCGAAGGAGAACGGCATCTCCCTCAATATGACCAAACAGGAGACCATCGAGCTGCTCGACAAGCTGGAGCCCGGCGTGGATCACAGCGGCCTGATGGGCAAGGAACTCGCGGCGGCCAAACAGAAGCACGGCATCGGCATCCTCAAAAACAAGCAGCAGCTCGTCGAGGCGCTGCAGAAGAAGGCCGGTGCCGACATGGCCGAGTCGGTCAAGAAAAAGGCCGTCGACGAGGCCAAGCAGAAGCTGGTCCAGAAACAGAAAACGGCACTCGAAGACGCCGCCAAGGCCGTGGTCGTTCCCGACACGCCGACCGGCTACAAGGACTTCCTCGACTCGATTGCCAAGGCGGAACAGGCGGTTTCCGGCGGCACCGATCTGCCCCAGGATCTGCTTGCGGCCCACAGCAAGGAAATCGCCCTTAAAAAACAGCTCTTCCAGGATCAGGTCGGCAAACTGAAATCGGCGGAGCTCAAGACGCTCGCCAAGGAGACCAAGGTACAGTATTGGCAATGGGCCAACAAAGACGAGCTGACCACGCTCTTCACCGAGACCGACCCGGCGAAAATCAAGGCGATTCAGGCCAGCATCGACACCAAGCATGCCGCCTGGGCCGAAAAGCATGGCGGCAAGAAGAAAACCGCTCCTGCCAAGCCCGCCACGCCGAAGAAAGATCCGCCGAAACCGGCTCCACAGCCGAGCCCGGTCAAGCCGCCCGAGGCCAAGATCGGCAAGAAAGGCGCGGAGTTCGCCACCATCGATACCGCGTGGCAGCAGAAGAGTACGCCTTCGAAGTTCAAAAAATCCGGCAAGGCCGCTGTCGGCGGCGCACACGAAAAGGAGTTCTGGACCGATGAGAACGGCGACAAATGGCTGTTCAAGCCCATTGGCCGCAAGGACGATGAGTTCATCGCCTTCGGAGAGGAAGCAGCCTACAAGATCGGCCGCCTGATCGACCCCCATTCCATCGAGGTGCGCACCATCCAGTTGAACGGCCGCACCGGCTCCATCCAGAAATGGCGTACCGATCTGCGGGACGACTTCGATTTTCGCAACATCCTGCCCCAGGATCTGACCACCATCGAACTGGAGCAGATCCAGCGCGAGCATGTGGTCGATTGGCTGATCGCTAACCACGATGGACATTCCAAGCAGTTCATCCGTGCCCGGGACGGTCGCGTCTACGGCATCGACAAAGGCCAGGCCTTCAAGTTTCTGGGCCAGGACAAGCTCTCGCTCGACTATCACCCCAACGGCGTCTGCGGCGAGGAAGAGCCGTTTTACAACAAAGTCTTCCGGGCGGCCAAGGAAGGGAAGGTACGGGTCGATCCGAACGCGACCCTGCGCTACATCCAGGAAGTCGAAAAGATCGCCGACGAGGATTACCTCGATCTGCTGCGGCCCTACGCCGAGGGACGGTTTTCCAAGGACCCGGCCGGGCTGCGGCATTTCTACGATCTGGCCTTGGAGCGGAAACACAATCTCCGGCTGGACTTCGAAGGCTATTACGCCGATGTGCTGGGGGATCGTGGCTTCCGGTTCGACAAGCTGAGCGCCGCCACCGGGAAGAAAAAGTTGCTCTCCTCCGCCGAAGAGACCCTGGTCGAGGAGGCCCGCAAACTCGGCTGGCAGGGCAAGACGCTGCCCTTCGACAGCGGCGACGTGGAGGACCAGAATGCGCTGATCTTCACTGAGAGCTTCAAGGGGAAGAAGCGCACCGTGGTCAAGATGAAGATCCGGCCGGACACCGACCGCCGCATCGACGAGGTGCTACGCAGGTATGTGCAGACGGCGGCCGGGGAAAAGGGACAACCGCTGGTCGAAGACAGCTTCTTTCCGACGATTCTTGACGCCGTCAAAAACGTCAACTTTCACGTGGGCGACGGCAAGTACAACCGGACCAAGATCGACAAGGCCCTGCGCCTGCGCAAGAAACTGGAGACCCTGCAAAAGAGCGCCGACCCCAAGGTCAAGGAGATGGCGGACCACTATCTGAAATGGGTCAAGGAGATCGAAGAATCCGTCGATTGGGATCGGGCTACCAACGGCGTTTTCGAGCAGTATCTACCCAAGCTCGACGCGCAGAAACCCAAGGAGAAACCGCCGTTCAAGGTGGAACGCGGCAAGGTGACCCACACCAAGCGCAGGATCGGTTCCGGCACCATCACCGTCGAGGCCGACGACATCGACAACCGGACGCTGTTCAATCACAACTCCCGCATGCAGGACGGACACCAGTACACCGTTACCTTCGAGGACGGAACCCGGGTCCGCTATCGCCCCTGGTCGGACACCAACCTCTATGCCCAGCGCGGCGAGCTGGAAATGATCCTGGATGGTGATGCCACCCCCGGACGGGTCGAGGCGATGCTGGAAAAGCTCGAACAGCTTGGGATCGATACCCGGGTGGCCACGGCGGAAAATGCGGAGCAGATGTACCTCGAAAAGCTTGCCTACATCCGCAAGACCGATAAGAGCGCCGATTACAAACGGCTGCAGAAATCGCTCGATGACCGCAACGCCACCACCACAGAGCGGGTCCAGGCCCTGCGCGGCTATTGGCAAAAGGAGCTGGGCGTCCAGGACATCACCCAGCTTTCCGGATACAACCCGCTGGGCGAATATCAGGCGGGTTTCCTAGACCGCGACGCCAAGGGCGGATACCGGCACCAGTTCCGGTTCGATATCACCGAGGAGGACCTGGAAAAACAGATGAAGGGCTATTCGCTGGTCCACGATCTGACCAACGGCGAGAGCATGTCCGGCTTCATCGACTTGATCATGGAGAACAACGGAGCCATGGTCAGCACGGTCGAGAAGATGCGCATGGGCGTGGCTCCGGGCGGAATGTCTCCGGTGGCCGATATGCAGACCGGCGGCGCGAGCTATTTCTTCACCCGGATCAAGAAGCAACCGGCCAGCGACGCCTCACCGGCCCTCTACTTCAAGAAACAGATGCTGCGGCGCATGGACGCCATCAGCTACGACCATGACGCCTACGGCAAGGTGATCGACGACTACGTGCAGCGCAACCGGGGAGCCAGCATCGACGACTGGAAGCGGTTCTCGCAGCGCCATGGCAACGAAACCATCTTCAAATACTCGGTGACGCTGCTGGACAACATCGAGTTCATCGTGGCCAGAAGCGACAACGAACGGCGGGAGATCATCCAGAGTTTCACCCGGCGTGGCATCAAGAAACTGCCCGACGGGCGCAAGGTGGAGGATATCGTCCATACCTCGCAAAGCTGGAGCAAACGCAAACAATGA